From the genome of Natronococcus sp. CG52:
GACGACAACTCCGGGATCATCCAAATAATCGAAATGCTCGGTGGGGAACAAGCCCGAATCGACAATTAATGCGCACGCAGTCGTCAAACGATTCGTGGCGGTATGTTGAGATCCGCCTGACAGAACCTCACTCCTTGTTGCTGAAGCAATTGTAACCACAGATAGTGTGCAGGCTTCACGCTTTTGCGATTCCGATAGTACTTGGTGAATTAGAACATTGAATTGCTTACAGCAAAGCAGTCTCGAATAGACACAGTATACCGACTGCACCACTAGGAAATGACTCAAATCACCAGATAATGTTTGCCCACGAGTGACTGCTAGTGCTTCAGTGTAGTGTGTGGAAGACTTCTACTTCGTACCCGTCGGGATCCTTGACAAACGCGACGCGGGCGTTCGCTGCGTCGACAGTCGTTGGTTCTTTGATGACCGGACAATCCGTTCTTTCACAGAGTTGGTTGAAAACGTCGTCTGTGTCGTCGACCAAGATACCGAGGTGAGCGAATCCCGACGGATCTATGGGTTCGGTTTTATCAGGATCATGAACGAACTGGATCCAGGTATCGAGCTCGTCCCCGGTCACGTAGTAGTTATGAACGCCCTCGTCGGTGTGGAAGTCCCACGCGTACTCAAGTCCGAGGCCGTTTTCATAAAACGATTTTGTCGCTTCTAAATCCGAGACCTGCATCGCGGAGTGTTGAATTTCCATACAGCCAAGGTATTCACCTCACAGCGTAAATAAGTGTACGATTGGTATGTCTGAAACCGCTTACTGTGTCTCGGTTCTTCAAGCAGACGGACAATTTGGAAGGTGACGGTTTCTCGCGTGGTATCAGTAGATCGATAGACCGCCGTCAACGGTGATGATCTCGCCAGTCATGTATTCGGTCGCATCGCTCGCCATATAGAGGACCGTCGGCGCGATCTCTTTAGGAGTTGCCGGCCGTTCTGCGGGGATTTCTTTCTCTAACTGACCCGAGTCGGCCATCTCTGCTGCGTTCTTGGTGGTATCGGCGAGTGCGGTTACCGTTCTTCCGGGTGAGATACCGTTAACCCGGATTTCGTCGTCGATCAAATCCAACGCGGCGCTTTTTGTTATCATTTTGACTGCCCCTTTCGTCGAATTATACAGGATTTGAGAGCCAAGGGCCAAATCCGTTCGAATGGATGCCGTGTTGATAATGCACCCGCTGACGTTTCGTTCAATCATATCCATCGCGGCGATTTGTGTGCCGAATAGGACGCCGAAGAAATTGACCCCCACAGCCGCCTCATAATCCTCCTCGCTGATCTCTAAAATCGACTTTCGGAAGTTCACACCGGCATTGTTGACCATTATGTCGACGCCGCCATACTCTCGAGCCTCGTCGATGAGGGCGGTGAGGTCCGCAGAGTTCGTAACGTCCGTTTCTGCGTACGTAGCCGTTCCACCCCGTTGTTCGATGAGTTCGTGCGTGGCTGTTTCAACGTGGTCTGGCGACGCCTCGAGATCGCCGTTCACAACTGTTGCACCTGCTTCGGCAAATTGAAGCGCAATCTCGCGTCCGATTCCCGAACTTCCCCCCGTGACAACAACAGTCTCTCCCTCAAAATTGAAATTTACTTCTTGCATCTTCAGGTAGGTTCCTTATCAGCATATATAAAGTTAACCTTTGGAACATACAGTTCAATAATGCTCATACTTCAGTTTTATAATGTTTATACTGTGGTCTAACTCATCAATGAGTTCGTCGATAGAACGCTTATCTAGCCGTTTTGTCGGTCCGGCGATGGCAATCGAGGCTCTGTCCGCTTCTCCACAGACGAATGCCTTTCCAACCGAACGAAGACCGGATCGTCGTTCTTCGTCCCCGATAGCGTATCCAGTCTTGTTGATTCGGTCCAGTTCGTCACACAGCTTTTCCCACTTCGTAATCGTGTTCTCGGTCGCGGCTGGCAATCCGTGTGTATCGATTATCTCTTTGACTCGTTCGCGTGGAAGTGATGCAAGAAGCGCTTTGCCGAGCGCTGTCCAGTGCATGTGTGTGTATTCACCGGTTGGTGCCCGGTCGTAAACGGCGTCTTCCCCTTCAGACCGGTAGAGTACCACTCGCTTACCCATGTCCTCGACTGCTAAACTGACGAGTTCCCCCGTTTCGTCTGCCAGTCTGTTTACCTCGTCTTTTGCGCATCTGTAGATCTTCATACGTTGTCTCGCGAACCCACCGTGTTTGAGAAACCGGATACCCGTATGATATTTCCCATTTGATTTTGTAATGTACCCCTTTTGAGCTAACGTCCTGAGATAGACATAGGTGGTACTTTCAGCCATATTGTATTCCGCAGCAATTTCCGAGACTGTTGCTCCCCGTTGCTCTTCAATTAGGTCAATTATATTGAAAGCAAGATCGACAGATTTTATCGTTTGTGTATTGGTTTCAGAGTTAGCCAGGTTCGCCATGATTGATGTTTGGGCTTGTGCGCTAAAAAATTGCTTCGTTCCGGTGGGTCAATCGTGACAGTTCTAACGGTATCCAGCGCGTCAAAACGAAATTTTCAATCGCATTAACAATGTCTGATATGAAAGATTCCGCTTGAAATCGCCTTACCGGAATCGTTCGTAGCGGATCCGTTAGGTCAGTTGGATCACAAGGTACTTTTCGCTCTGCTACCGTTCTTGACTAGCCAAACGGTAGCAACATGCGCCCCTTTGGTGAGAATTGCGACTGTATATTCGACGATGCAAAACGGTGGGCTAGTTATATACTAATCCAAGCCCATGTCTAGTCCGGTAATGAGAGTATCACAGTTCATGGACGAAGATGATGAAACTATTTCTGCCATTTTATCATTGTTGCTCTGGAGTTCGTTTTTTCTGGCATTATATATTGCAGTTATCGGAAATATCGGTATCAATCTGTACTTGTTCGTCGCACTCATAATAGCGGCCGCGATTGCGATCGTGGTGATCTCAGAAATCAGAGGGCGCTAACTTATATTGACGTGCTGAATTAGACCTCGTTTTCCGGTTCACTCGTTCCACAATTGTTGGAATTGATCATTCATTCACGCAGATTAATCACGCATATCTGCCATGCTGGAGAAATATTTACGCCCATACTGGTGTAATATAGATGTATGTTATCATCAAGCAATGAATAGATCCGATTGATCTTCCCAACGAGTCGAACCTCCGTATGGACAAGTACGGCCATTATTTTTAAGGATAGACCTTCACAAAATACGCCCTGAGATATCGAAAGGGTTCAATCGCGGTTAGTTGTCTTTCCACTCGCTCGCACCGTCACGAAGTTTGACAAAAAATTGCTTCCCACCGAGTTGTCCGCCTTTCAGGGCTAACTCAAGTCCATCGAATCTCTCTGAATTGGAATATGCTCGGCAGACCGGTGCTCCGGACGCGAGCGGGAAGCGAGTTTTGAGTGCCGAAATATCGAGCATTGAAGTCACATATCCGCATGTGTCACCGCCGGCAATACCAACTCTCGTAATATCGGTTTCGGATAACAACCTCCGGACGATCACTCCTTGCGTTTTACCAATACGGCGGTCGATGTTTCCGTCGAATTCTACGTCATCCGCGCGTTGGATCGTTTCATCTATTATCGAGTCGTTCGGCCCGCG
Proteins encoded in this window:
- a CDS encoding VOC family protein, yielding MEIQHSAMQVSDLEATKSFYENGLGLEYAWDFHTDEGVHNYYVTGDELDTWIQFVHDPDKTEPIDPSGFAHLGILVDDTDDVFNQLCERTDCPVIKEPTTVDAANARVAFVKDPDGYEVEVFHTLH
- a CDS encoding SDR family NAD(P)-dependent oxidoreductase → MQEVNFNFEGETVVVTGGSSGIGREIALQFAEAGATVVNGDLEASPDHVETATHELIEQRGGTATYAETDVTNSADLTALIDEAREYGGVDIMVNNAGVNFRKSILEISEEDYEAAVGVNFFGVLFGTQIAAMDMIERNVSGCIINTASIRTDLALGSQILYNSTKGAVKMITKSAALDLIDDEIRVNGISPGRTVTALADTTKNAAEMADSGQLEKEIPAERPATPKEIAPTVLYMASDATEYMTGEIITVDGGLSIY
- a CDS encoding IclR family transcriptional regulator — translated: MANLANSETNTQTIKSVDLAFNIIDLIEEQRGATVSEIAAEYNMAESTTYVYLRTLAQKGYITKSNGKYHTGIRFLKHGGFARQRMKIYRCAKDEVNRLADETGELVSLAVEDMGKRVVLYRSEGEDAVYDRAPTGEYTHMHWTALGKALLASLPRERVKEIIDTHGLPAATENTITKWEKLCDELDRINKTGYAIGDEERRSGLRSVGKAFVCGEADRASIAIAGPTKRLDKRSIDELIDELDHSINIIKLKYEHY